The proteins below come from a single Trichocoleus desertorum ATA4-8-CV12 genomic window:
- a CDS encoding PspA/IM30 family protein — MGLLDRIGRVIRANINSLVGQAEDPEKILEQTVLDMQEDLIHLRQAVAQAIATQKRTERQCAQAQSTSNEWYQRAQLALQKGDDHLAREALTRRKSYQETAEALRSQLDQQSGVVTKLKQNMLALESKISEAKTKKDLYIARARSAKASQQINDMLGRVGTGSAMSAFERMEEKVLQLEAQSEAIAELGTDDLEKKFASLEGGDTVDEELAAMKAQLLSGTENTAKLPPSQSQSQSSSA; from the coding sequence ATGGGCTTATTGGACCGCATTGGGCGGGTAATTCGAGCCAACATCAACAGCTTGGTTGGGCAAGCAGAAGATCCAGAAAAGATTCTGGAGCAAACGGTCTTGGACATGCAGGAAGACCTGATTCATCTGCGACAAGCTGTTGCTCAGGCGATCGCCACTCAGAAGCGGACGGAACGACAATGTGCCCAAGCTCAATCCACCTCTAATGAGTGGTATCAACGAGCGCAACTCGCTTTGCAAAAAGGGGACGATCACTTAGCACGGGAAGCCTTGACTCGTCGTAAGTCGTATCAAGAAACTGCTGAAGCTTTGCGATCGCAGCTAGACCAGCAAAGTGGCGTTGTCACCAAGCTAAAGCAAAATATGTTGGCCTTGGAAAGCAAGATTTCTGAGGCCAAAACCAAGAAAGACCTGTACATTGCCCGGGCTCGCTCTGCAAAAGCGTCCCAGCAAATTAATGACATGCTCGGTCGCGTGGGAACGGGTAGCGCCATGTCTGCGTTTGAGCGCATGGAAGAGAAAGTATTGCAACTAGAAGCACAGTCAGAGGCGATCGCGGAACTAGGCACAGATGATCTAGAAAAGAAGTTTGCTTCCCTAGAAGGGGGTGACACGGTAGATGAAGAGTTGGCTGCAATGAAGGCACAACTGCTCAGCGGTACCGAGAACACTGCCAAACTGCCACCCTCTCAGTCCCAGTCCCAGTCATCCAGCGCTTAA
- a CDS encoding DUF3181 family protein encodes MAKTNTTELLEALAADIGENIYMDIAKWHLYLGDAHLSTPLAEQLYPLLTSNSADENRVQQVLSSMPVKLGGGRREVPLLDLLPMQCQVTLMDVIEKYQDQL; translated from the coding sequence ATGGCAAAAACCAATACAACCGAGCTTTTAGAAGCCCTTGCCGCTGATATTGGCGAAAACATCTATATGGACATCGCCAAGTGGCACCTTTACTTAGGCGATGCTCACCTCAGCACACCTCTGGCAGAGCAGCTCTATCCCTTGCTGACCTCAAACTCAGCAGATGAAAACCGAGTGCAGCAAGTCCTTAGCAGCATGCCAGTCAAACTGGGGGGCGGTCGTCGTGAAGTACCCCTGCTAGATCTTTTGCCCATGCAGTGCCAAGTCACACTGATGGATGTCATAGAGAAGTATCAGGATCAACTGTAA
- a CDS encoding DUF721 domain-containing protein codes for MAFESLHHVLGSFENQGGWQERQQFKRLLAYWPEVVGLAVASQTKPVAIQRGVLKVATSSPAWAQNLIFERQRILEKLNTRLTIELTDIRFSTAQWHSSRRENSAAAPESEANPWQDHPSHVASPQALNPSLPQVAAPKDPQTAFQAWSALVQQRSQHLPACPRCHCPTPPGELQRWSVCALCAAQQWRG; via the coding sequence ATGGCTTTTGAATCCCTTCATCATGTTTTAGGCAGCTTCGAAAATCAAGGGGGATGGCAAGAGCGACAGCAGTTCAAGCGCTTGTTGGCTTATTGGCCAGAAGTCGTAGGGCTAGCGGTTGCCAGCCAGACAAAACCAGTGGCAATTCAGCGGGGCGTGTTAAAAGTAGCCACTTCTAGCCCTGCCTGGGCCCAAAACTTGATTTTTGAGCGGCAACGAATCCTAGAAAAGCTCAATACTCGGCTAACCATCGAACTCACTGACATTCGTTTTTCTACCGCTCAATGGCACAGTAGCCGGAGAGAAAATTCTGCTGCTGCCCCTGAGTCAGAAGCCAACCCTTGGCAAGACCATCCTAGCCATGTAGCTAGCCCTCAGGCGCTCAATCCATCACTGCCACAGGTAGCAGCGCCAAAAGACCCTCAAACCGCGTTTCAGGCTTGGTCGGCGTTAGTGCAACAGCGATCGCAACATTTACCCGCTTGCCCCCGTTGCCACTGTCCGACCCCACCCGGCGAGTTGCAGCGCTGGTCTGTTTGTGCCCTCTGCGCCGCGCAACAATGGCGGGGGTAA
- a CDS encoding 2TM domain-containing protein, producing MPPRWPRQPDRRDPAYRRLDDRMNFAVHVGLFAASNSGMWFVRTLEAETWPWSKWVTGAWAVGLLVHLIYISAIADYSGYNPQFSTGTAEPKKTSAKSTKP from the coding sequence ATGCCGCCTCGTTGGCCTCGTCAACCAGACCGCCGCGATCCTGCCTATCGCCGTCTTGACGACCGGATGAATTTTGCAGTCCATGTGGGACTTTTTGCTGCCAGCAATTCTGGCATGTGGTTTGTCCGCACCCTAGAAGCTGAAACTTGGCCTTGGTCTAAGTGGGTCACTGGAGCTTGGGCTGTAGGACTGTTAGTACACTTAATTTATATTTCTGCGATCGCGGATTACTCTGGCTACAATCCTCAGTTTTCTACCGGAACTGCTGAGCCTAAAAAAACGAGTGCAAAATCGACCAAACCATAG